The following proteins are encoded in a genomic region of Nonomuraea muscovyensis:
- a CDS encoding FmdB family zinc ribbon protein, producing the protein MATYEYRCPDCGRFEVRLPIGTAQAVHDCPLCRSPARRLFTAPSLTRLSPAMSAALTREEQSQEAPEVVTSVPSERQRRRPPHPALSRLPRP; encoded by the coding sequence ATGGCCACCTATGAGTACCGCTGTCCAGACTGCGGGCGATTCGAGGTGCGCTTGCCCATAGGGACCGCCCAGGCGGTTCACGACTGCCCGCTGTGCCGTTCTCCGGCTCGCCGCCTTTTCACCGCGCCGAGCCTCACCCGACTGTCCCCGGCGATGTCCGCCGCGCTCACCCGAGAGGAGCAGAGCCAGGAAGCACCTGAGGTGGTCACGAGCGTGCCTTCGGAGCGGCAGCGGCGACGACCGCCGCATCCGGCACTGTCGCGCCTGCCTCGGCCTTGA
- a CDS encoding AmiS/UreI family transporter — protein MGAVGLLYVGAVLFLNGLMLLGKVEPRAAGVFNLFVGAMQVITPTVLIISNPDDTAVILGASGIYLFGFTYLYVGINLLGGFDTTGVGYFSLFVAVMALGYSYANFQILGDPAFGVIWLYWSFLWGLFFVLLGLKRAQITKYTGWVTAIQGWVTGAIPAFMILTGYWRNTNLLAMILAAFGLVVFLALWPLTKRGEPAGKAPSSEEPTRAGERAHRPRWT, from the coding sequence ATGGGAGCCGTCGGACTGCTGTACGTGGGCGCGGTACTCTTCCTCAACGGTTTGATGCTCCTGGGAAAGGTCGAACCACGCGCGGCCGGGGTCTTCAATCTCTTCGTCGGAGCCATGCAGGTGATCACGCCCACCGTGCTGATCATTTCCAATCCCGACGACACGGCCGTGATCCTCGGCGCGTCGGGGATCTATCTCTTCGGGTTCACCTATCTCTATGTGGGGATCAATCTGCTGGGAGGCTTCGACACCACAGGGGTCGGTTACTTCTCGCTCTTCGTGGCCGTCATGGCCCTCGGATACTCCTACGCCAACTTCCAGATCCTCGGCGATCCGGCCTTCGGAGTCATCTGGCTCTACTGGTCTTTCCTGTGGGGACTCTTCTTCGTACTGCTCGGATTGAAACGCGCGCAGATCACCAAGTACACGGGCTGGGTCACGGCGATCCAGGGATGGGTCACGGGCGCGATTCCGGCATTCATGATCCTCACCGGGTACTGGCGTAACACCAATCTCCTCGCGATGATCCTCGCCGCCTTCGGCCTGGTGGTGTTCCTGGCACTGTGGCCGCTCACGAAACGCGGCGAACCGGCCGGCAAGGCGCCGAGCAGCGAGGAGCCCACAAGGGCCGGGGAGCGCGCGCATCGCCCTCGATGGACTTGA
- the fmdA gene encoding formamidase, with amino-acid sequence MPKVVFSIDQSKPMRDQATPGHNRWHPDIPVAEMVRPGEEFRVECREWTDAQIGNNDSANDVRDVDLSVAHVLSGPIGVEGAEPGDLLIVDILELGPVPQETGDAPGQGWGYTGVFAKGNGGGFLTDYFPDSYKAIWDFHGQVATSRHLPGIRYTGITHPGLFGTAPSAELLNSWNRREQALIDTDPQRVPPLGLPPLSDNALAGTASGDVAQRIAAEGARTVPARENGGNHDIKNFTRGSRVFYPVHVPGAKLSGGDLHFSQGDGEITFCGAIEMGGYIDFHVDLIKGGMEKYGVTTNPIFMPGNVEPRYSEFLTFIGISVDHDTGTNYYLDATVAYRRACLNAVEYLKRWGYSGEQAYLLLGSAPIEGRVSGIVDIPNACCSLYLPTAIFDFDVRPNMEGPVRQDRGRCAVTS; translated from the coding sequence ATGCCGAAAGTAGTATTCAGCATCGACCAGTCGAAGCCGATGCGCGACCAGGCGACTCCGGGTCACAACCGCTGGCACCCAGACATTCCCGTGGCGGAAATGGTACGCCCCGGGGAAGAGTTCAGAGTCGAATGCCGCGAATGGACGGACGCCCAGATCGGCAACAACGATTCAGCGAACGACGTACGGGATGTCGACCTGAGCGTCGCGCACGTGCTGAGCGGGCCCATCGGGGTCGAGGGCGCGGAGCCCGGAGACCTCCTCATCGTCGACATCCTCGAGCTGGGGCCGGTTCCCCAGGAGACCGGGGACGCCCCCGGGCAGGGATGGGGGTACACCGGCGTCTTCGCCAAGGGGAACGGCGGCGGATTCCTGACCGACTACTTCCCCGATTCCTACAAGGCGATCTGGGACTTCCACGGCCAGGTGGCCACATCCCGCCACCTACCGGGAATTCGATACACCGGCATCACCCACCCCGGGCTCTTCGGCACCGCGCCGTCGGCCGAGTTGCTCAACTCCTGGAACCGCCGGGAGCAGGCGCTCATCGACACCGATCCACAGCGCGTTCCGCCGCTCGGCCTGCCGCCACTGTCCGACAACGCCCTTGCCGGCACGGCGAGCGGCGATGTGGCGCAGCGCATCGCCGCAGAGGGGGCACGCACCGTACCCGCGAGGGAGAACGGCGGCAATCACGACATCAAGAACTTCACTCGCGGATCACGGGTCTTCTACCCGGTGCACGTCCCTGGCGCCAAGCTGTCCGGGGGCGACCTGCACTTCAGCCAGGGCGACGGCGAAATCACCTTCTGCGGCGCCATCGAGATGGGCGGCTACATCGACTTCCACGTCGACCTCATCAAGGGCGGCATGGAGAAGTACGGCGTCACGACCAACCCCATCTTCATGCCGGGGAACGTGGAGCCGCGCTACTCCGAGTTCCTCACGTTCATCGGGATCTCGGTCGACCACGACACCGGTACCAACTACTACCTCGACGCCACGGTGGCCTATCGCAGGGCCTGCCTCAACGCCGTCGAGTATCTCAAGAGGTGGGGCTACAGCGGCGAACAGGCCTATCTGCTGCTCGGCTCGGCGCCGATCGAAGGGCGTGTCAGCGGGATCGTCGACATCCCCAACGCATGCTGCTCGCTCTACCTGCCCACCGCGATCTTCGACTTCGACGTACGCCCGAACATGGAAGGGCCCGTCAGGCAGGACCGCGGCAGGTGCGCCGTGACGAGTTGA